Within the Enterobacteriaceae endosymbiont of Donacia cinerea genome, the region TCGTAGAAAAATGTTTTTTATTTGACAAACATAATATACATATAAGTCATGTTACTGAAAATCCTAAAGGAACTTATTCTGCATTTATAACAAGTTCATCTTCTGGATATGCTACATTTAGAGTAAAAATTGGTGATAAAGTAAATAAAGATATTAGTGATAAAATGGAATTTGTTATCCCATCTGTAGATAACATGGTACTAAAAATAGAACCTAAAAGTCTTATTGCAAAAGTTAATGAATCAATTAAATTATTGATAACCGTTTATGATAAACATGGTAAAAGATTAAAATTTTCTGATATTGAAATAAAAAATACAATGGCAGTAGATCAACATGGGGAGGTTAGAAAAGATAGTGGTTTAATTCATATTGAAGATATTACTCATAAAAAATCTTATGATGGCAAATATTTCTTTTTAAGATCTGATGTAAATGGAGAATTAGAACTTAAAATATCTGATCCTCATGGTATTGGGGTTAAAAATTTTTTTCAAATTATTGCGAATAATTATGTTTCTAAAACGTTTAACGTTATTTTTACAGTACCTACAAGTCCTAAAATTATTTTAGCTAAAATGTATGGACACATGCCTGATTTTATACTTTTTAATGGTTTAAAATTTAGAAGACCTATTTTAAGCGCAGAACGTCTTGGAGATCAAGTAAATTATCTTCTAAATGAAGATTGGGCAAAATTTAATTGGTTTAATGCAGAAGCATTTTGTAAATCACGTAATTCCAGATTACCAACAAAAGATGAATTATTAGATTTTTATAATGCTCATCCAGGAGATGATTTAATTGGTAATTATGGATGGCCTATAGTTGAAAAATTTTTTAGTATGTTTTGGACTTCAACTCCCAAAATAAATATGTATTTCCCGGATCCATTACATTTTCATATTGATTTTGTGACAGGGAAAATAGATCAAGGTATCGTGGGTAATATTTTTCCTTTTATTTGTGTTGAGGATAATTAATATTAATATTTTATATAATAGTTTTTTATTTTTTAGTTTTAGAAAAAAAAATTTATCTTTTTTCTAAAACTAAAAAACTAGTTTGATTATTTATTTTATTTGATATATTAGTTTTTATAATTTTCAATTTATAAAATTTAGCTGAAATTTTATTTCCTATAGCTGCTAATTTTTTTGATTTATTTTTATTAATAAATTTCATTGCAAATGAAGAACTAGAACAATATTTTATTTCCCATTTTGGAAATTTATTAATAAAAATACTACATTGTTTAAATGGCTCAGGATGACTAAAAACTTTTTTTATTTTATATATATCATCTTGATGAGAGACTAAACAATGTTGAATGGGTAATATGATTTTTTTTTTTATATGTAAAAAATACTTATTATTTTTTAATAATATTAAAACTTCTTTTATTAATCCTGTATAATTATTATATATAGGGATAATAGCAAAATTAATAATTTTACTTTTTATATAAAAAAAAATTTCAGTGAAGCTTTTACAACTTATACTAATAATAGTTTTATTTATAAAACTATTATTAGTATAAGTTAATAAAGCTAAATGAGAATAACTACCTCTTGGTCCCAAAAAAGCAATACTTTTATAATATTTTTTTATAAAATTTTTTTGAATTTTTTTTTTTATAAAATTTTCAATATTATAATTAATAATTGTATTATTATTTTTATTAGAAAAAATACTATCTTTAATAATTTTTAACATTTTAAAATAAAAGAAATTAATTTTTGTTTATTTTAACATAAAAAAAAAAAGATAAAAGTTATTTTTTCATAATATGAACAATATCATTTTTATCTATCCAAAATTTCCACCCGGTGGCTAAAGATACTTCATATAATGATTTTTTTAAAATTTGTCTAAATTTCCATAATATATGTATATTACTTCCACATAATTTTTTTAAAGTTTCTACTTTATAGGGTAAAGGAGTCTTATTATGAGAACAA harbors:
- a CDS encoding prephenate dehydratase domain-containing protein is translated as MLKIIKDSIFSNKNNNTIINYNIENFIKKKIQKNFIKKYYKSIAFLGPRGSYSHLALLTYTNNSFINKTIISISCKSFTEIFFYIKSKIINFAIIPIYNNYTGLIKEVLILLKNNKYFLHIKKKIILPIQHCLVSHQDDIYKIKKVFSHPEPFKQCSIFINKFPKWEIKYCSSSSFAMKFINKNKSKKLAAIGNKISAKFYKLKIIKTNISNKINNQTSFLVLEKR